The genomic region CATCGACTTCATACGCGCCGTCGCTGGGCCTGCGGGTCGGGCTGGCCCAGATCTGTTTGCCGCCCGCCTCCACGGAGAAGACTAACCGCGCCGGTATGCCGTGATAGGAGAGCGTCGCCTTGTTGCGATCTAGGCCCACCCAGGCATGAAAACGCCTGGCCGGAAGGCCCGTCACGATACGCACCTCGGAATCGGCGTGCGTGCCGAGCCCATGCGTGAACGTGCGGTCGCCGATATCAATGGGTGTTCCCTGAAAGGCGCGTCCCTGCGTGAGGTATCCCCATTGCTGATGCACCCCGATCACCTGGACCATGGACGGACGCGGATTAAGCGCCGCCTCCGTCCAGCGTTGCGAGATTGCGAGCGAAGAGTGCGAATCGGACATCAGCGTTTGCCTTGAAAGAATCGAAGCGCCGGATGCGGGCAGGGGAGTTCCGCTCAGAAGAAGGGACACGCCGCAAAGAAGCAGCGCCGGAATTTCCGCGCGAATGTGTGGGATGTTCACAAAACCTCGTCCAGAGCCAGCGCTCTTTTCATTGCCGACGGTAATCTGTTGTGCTATCACAATTATACTATGACAGCAGAGTTCTGGCAATGGGGAATTTTACCTACCGCCGGCCTTCGCGCAACCCCTGGCAAACCCACCCCCGGCCTTCGGCCGACCCCTCCCGCGACGGGAAGGGTTTGTAAGATTGCCTCGTACGAAAGCCGCCTGCGACATCAATCCGAATTACCCTTCCCGTCGGCGGGAGGGGTCGGCCGAAGGCCGGGGGTGGGTTTGCCAGGAGGTGGCCGAAGGCTGGGGGAGGTCACTCGCGGCGCGCAAAGCACTGGGGGTAGATCACTTCTCCGCCACCGCCATCACCGTTTCAAAGTGCGGGGCGTCTTCCTCGCGGCCGACGATGGAGACGTCGATGGCCTGGAACTTTGCGCCGCGCAGCAGTTCGATCAGCTCGACCTGGGAGAAGCCGAGCCAGACGTCGCCGTACAGTTCGCGCGCGCCGTCGAAGTCGTGTTTGAGCAGGTCGAGAATGGCGATGCGGCCGCCGGGACGTAAAATCCGCCAGGCTTCGGAGATCGCCTTCTTGGGGTGCAGGGCATGGTGGAGCGCTTGATGCATCAGGACGAGATCGACGCACTCATTGTCCATCGGCAGTTCTTCTAAGTCGCCGAGGCGATACTCTAAGTTTGTGACGCCGTTGCGGCGGGCGATGTCCGCGCCGTACTCCACCATCTTGACGGAGTTATCCACGGCGATGACGCGTTTGGCGCGCTGGGCGAGCGAGAGCGAAAGCGTGCCTTCGCCGGCGCCCAGGTCCGCGATATCGATCGGGGGCAGCAGGCGCAGAAGCATCTCGGAAAGGGCTTTCCAGCTTCGCCCGGGAACGTAATCGCGGCCGAAGCGGCCGGCGAGTTCGTCGAAGTAGCCGCGCAGGTCGTCCTTGCGCCGGGTGAGGATCAGCTGCAAACCCTCGTCGTCGTGCGCCGCCTCGGCGATCTCTTCCGTACATCGGCTCAGGACCTCCGTGAGGATCGTCTGCGCCCCCGGCGGAGCCGAAGCCCGATAAATGCTTTTTTGGCCGACGCGCCTTGCCTCGACAAATCCCTCCTGCTTCAGTTGCGAAAGCTGCATCGAGATGCTGCTCTGGCCCACGCCGAGAATCTCCTGAAGCTCGGCGACGCTCAGATCTTCCTGCGCGAGCAGCCGTAATACACGCACACGCCCCTTGTCGCCCAGCAGTCGTAACGATTTCAATAAGTCCATAAAACTATTATATCAAGAAATCATGATTTATTGATGATTTTATTTGCAAGAGTGCGGTATAATCCGAGCGGAGGAAATTTTATGACCACCGTTTTGGATCGAGTCGTGGCGAACGACTATAAAGTCGCCGACATTTCCCTGGCCGATTGGGGCCGCAAAGAGATCTCCGTCGCCGAATACGAGATGCCCGGCCTGATGTCGATTCGTCATAAGTACGCGGCGGAGAAGCCGCTGCTGGGCGTTCGCATCACCGGTTCGCTGCACATGACCATCCAGACCGCCGTCTTGATCGAGACGCTGGTCGAGCTTGGCGCGACCGTGCGCTGGGCGAGCTGCAACATCTTCTCGACCCAGGACCACGCCGCCGCCGCCATCGCGGCCACCGGCGTTCCGGTCTTCGCCTGGAAGGGCGAATCGCTGGAGGAGTACTGGTGGTGCACCTACCAGGCGCTGGCCCATGCCGAAGGGACCGGTCCGGAGCTGGTGGTCGACGACGGCGGCGACGTCACCCTGCTGATCCACAAAGGCTACGAGCTGGAGAACGGCTCGGGCTGGGTCAACACTCCGTCGGACAGCCACGAAGAGGCGGTCATCAAAGATTTGCTCAAGAAGGTCTACGCCGAGACCCCGACCCGCTGGCATGATGTCGTCGCGGCATGGCGCGGCGTCTCCGAGGAGACCACCACGGGCGTTCATCGCCTTTATAAGATGCAGGCGGACGGCCAGCTTCTGGTCCCGGCGATCAATGTCAACGACAGCGTCACCAAGTCCAAGTTCGACAACCTGTACGGCTGCCGCGAATCGCTGGCCGACGGCATCAAGCGCGCCACCGACGTCATGATGGCCGGCAAGGTCGCGGTCATCTGCGGCTACGGCGATGTCGGCAAGGGCTCCGCGCAGTCCCTGCGCGGCATGGGCGCCCGCGTCATCGTCACCGAAGTCGATCCCATCAACGCCCTTCAGGCGGCGATGGAAGGGTACGAAGTCAAGACCGTCGAGGACACCCTGGGTACGGGCGACATCTATGTCACCTGCACCGGCAACGTCGATATCCTGACGTTCGAGCAATTGTCCAAAATGAAGGACCAGGCCATCGTCTGCAACATCGGCCACTTCGACAATGAGATCCAGGTGGACCGCCTGAACACCGCGCCCGGCGTCACGAAGATCAATATCAAGCCGCAGGTGGATCAATATACCTTCCCCGACGGCCGCAGCATCTTCATGCTCGCCGAAGGACGACTGGTGAACCTCGGCTGCGCCACCGGCCACCCGAGCTTTGTGATGTCCGCCAGCTTCTCGAACCAGACCCTGGCCCAGATCGACCTGTGGCGCAACAAGGATACGTACGAAGTTGGCGTCTACACCCTGTCCAAAAAACTGGACGAGGAAGTCGCTCGCCTGCACCTGGAGAAGATCGGCGTCAAGCTGACCACGCTGACGCAAAAGCAAGCCGATTATATCGGCGTGCCGACCGAAGGACCGTACAAGCCGGATAGCTATCGGTATTAAGAGGGGAGAGCCCTCACCCCCGGCCCCTCTCCCAATTTTGGGAGAGGGGGAGTAAGATGCCCCCCGGCCCCCACAGTTCACAGGGGTAGGTTTTTCCGACCCCGCATTGAAATACGGGGCTGGGGGTTGCTTCGCAACCAGTGCCCAAAGGGCGCCCATCGTCCCGGACGGAAGACAAAGAACCGCATACGATTGCACTCTTCCGTCCGGGACGGACGGTCGGCGCGAAGCGCCCCCAGCCCCGTAATTTATTGCGGGGTCCTTAATGCGAAGCGCCCCCAGCCGGGTAATTTATTGCCCGGTACGCGAAAAACCTACCGTTATGAGACCCTTCACAGGGGCACACATATCACAGATTTATTTGTTACAATCGCAATTTAGGATAGCCATGTCTCTGAAAACACACAACCTGGGATATCCACGCGTCGGCGCGCGGCGGGAATTGAAAAAGGCGCTGGAATCTTACTGGGCCGGTCGATCCACGCAGCAGGAACTGCGGGACACGGCGGCCGCCTTGCGCAAGGCGCACTGGATCACGCAGCGTGATGCGGGGATCGAATGGATTCCTTCCAACGACTTTAGTTTCTACGATCAGACGCTCGACGCCAGCGTTCTTTTTGGCGTGGTTCCGGCGCGCTTTGCGCATTCCCCGGGACGGCCGGTCGATCTCGATACGTATTTCACCATGGCGCGCGGCATTGACACCGAAAACCACGCGACGGCCGGCGTCGCGGCGCTGGAGATGACGAAGTGGTTCGACACGAACTACCATTACCTCGTTCCGGAGTTTGCCGCGGGGCAGACGTTCGCGCTTTCGTCGTCCAAGCCGCTGGAGGAATATCGTGAGGCGCTGGCGCTTGGGATCAAGACCACGCCGGTTCTGCTCGGGCCCGTTTCGTTCCTAATGCTTGGTAAAGCGTACGGCGAGAACCCGGACGATTTGAAAGAAATGCTTCTGCGCGATCTGCTCCCTATTTACGCTGATCTGCTCGGTCAATTGAAATCCGCCGGCGCCGAGTGGGCGCAGATCGACGAACCATGCCTGTGTTTGGATTTGACCGATCGGCAGCGGCGTTGGTATGACGATGCGTATCGCATGCTCGCCGGCGCCGATACGCCGAAGCTTTTGCTGGCGACGTATTTTGGAGAACTTCGCGACAATCTGCCGCTGGCGTGTCGCCTGCCGATTGATGGGCTGCATATCGACGCCGTACGCGCGCCCCAGGAAGTCGAGCGCGTTTGCGATGGGCTGCGGGACGATGTGCTGCTGTCGGTCGGCGTGGTGGACGGCCGTAATATCTGGCGCAATGATTTTGCGCGGTCGCTCGACATTCTTCGGACGGCGCGTGAGAGCATCGGTGCGGATCGGCTGATCGTCTCGCCCTCATGTTCGCTGCTGCATTCGCCGTATTCTTTGAAATATGAGAAGGCGATGGATGCGGAGATCAAGAGCTGGCTGGCGTTTGCGGAGGAGAAGTTAGGGGAAGTCAAAACTCTGGCCCGGCTTGCTGGGGCTGATGGCGCCCACTCTGAACTCGACGCCGCATTGCGTGAAAACCGAGCGATGATCGCCGCACGCCGGACGAGCGCGCGTATTCACGATGGGGCGGCGCAGGCGCGACTGGCGATGGTGTGTGAGGACGATTGGCGGCGCGCCACGCCCTTCGCCGAGCGCGTGAAGGCGCAGCAGGCGCATCTGAACTTGCCGTTGTTTCCCACAACGACGATCGGCTCATTCCCACAGACCGCCGAGGTTCGCGGGGCGCGCGCTCGTTTTAAGAGCGGCGAACTGTCTGCCGAGCAGTACGATGCGTTCTTGGAGGAGCAAACGCGGGACGCCGTGCGCTGGCAGGAAGAGCTTGGCGTCGATGTCCTGGTCCATGGCGAGTTCGAGCGCAACGATATGGTGGAGTACTTTGGCGAGCGCCTGTCGGGATTTGTCTTCACGCAAAATGGGTGGGTGCAGAGTTATGGTTCGCGCTGTGTCAAGCCGCCGGTGATCTTTGGCGATGTCAGCCGTCCCGCGCCGATGACGCTGCGCTGGTCGGAATTCGCGCAGTCGCTGACGAAACTGCCGATGAAGGGGATGCTGACTGGGCCGATCACCATTTTGCAGTGGAGCTTTGTCCGCGACGATCAGCCGCGATCCGTGACCGCCAGGCAGATCGCGCTGGCTCTGCGCGATGAGGTTCGCGATTTGGAAGCGTCGGGGATTTCCGTCATCCAGATCGACGAGCCGGCCCTGCGCGAAGGTCTGCCGCTGCGCCGCGCGGACCGGGACGCGTATCTCGACTGGGCGGTCGCGGCGTTCCGGCTGGCCTCATCCGGCGTCCGGGACCAAACGCAGATCCACACGCATATGTGTTACTGCGACTTCAACGACATCATCCAGAGCATCGCCGACCTGGATGCGGACGTGATCTCCATCGAGACCGCCCGCTCGCAGTCCGAGCTGCTGGAGGCGTTCGCGCAGTTCCAATATCCGAATGACATTGGGCCCGGCGTATGGGATATCCACTCGCCGCGCGCGCCGTCGGCGCGGGAGATGCTCGCGCTTTTGCAAAGCTACGCGGAAGTCGTTTCACCGGAGCGCCTGTGGGTGAACCCGGACTGCGGCCTCAAAACACGCGGCTGGGAGGAAGTGCGGCCGGCGATGCGCCATCTGATCGAATGTGCGCGGGAGGCGCGTCGCAAATGGGAACAATGATACTCTCTGAAACCGCCGACGCGAGGACATCCGTGACGTTCCAGCAGGATCCGCAAAATCCGAATCGCATTCCGTTCCTTTACAGCGCCACGCCGCCGCGCGCCGATATCGCGGAGGACCGCCGACAAAGCGCCGCGATGCGATTAGCGCAGCGCGCGAACCAGATGCGTCTCAGCGGCGTCGTGGTCTACGATGTCCAGGACGAAGGGGATCGGACGCAAGCGCCGCGTCCGTTCCCCTTCCGTCCCGCCGTCGAGACGCAAGCCTACGCGCAGCAGCTGCGCGGCCTGGTGTCGGCGCCGCTCATCACCTACAAATGCATCGCGGGGATGCAGGCGTGGGAATGGGAGCGCTGGCTTTGCGAGACCGTCCACGCCGGCGTCGAAGCCGTTTCCGTCGTCGGCCTCGCCAGCTCCACGGCGCATCGGGAAGGGATCACGCTGACGCGCGCTCTGGAGTTCGCATCCGAACACGCTCCCAAGCTCGCGCTCGGCGGCGTCGTTATCCCGGAGCGGCACGCCCGCCAGGACGAATGCGCGCGGCTCCTGCGCAAAGCCGACCTGGGATGCCGCTACTTCATCTCCCAGGCCATCTACGACCCGGCGCTGACGATCAAGCTTTTGGGCGACTACGCCCGCGCCTGCGAAGACGCCGGCGTCGCGCCCCAGCGCATCTTCCTGACCTTCGCCCCCTGCGGCTCGGAGAAGACGCTGGAGTTTATGCGCTGGCTGGGGGTACAGATTCCCGAAGAAACGGCGCAGCGGATTTTAAAGTCCGATGCGCCGTTGACGGAATCAATCCGTGTCTGTGTTTCGCACTTTCGCGAGATCCGGGAGGCTTCGGCCGATCTTGCGATCCCGCTGGGCGTCAATATCGAGAGTGTTTCCTCGAAAAAGGACGAAAGCCAGGGGGCGCTGGACCTGTACCGGGCGCTATGGATTTGACGCGGCGACGATCTTGCCGTCGATTTTCTGCGTGAACCGAAGCTGCTCGGCGGATTCCAGCGTGTAGTCGCCATCAGCGTGGCTCCACTTGAAGACAATTGCCTCACTGACTTCCAGGCGCCGCCGCTTGCCGGCGGCGTCGGAAACCCCGCCTTGCGTGATGGCGGTGGCGTAACCCGTCGCTCCGTCCGCCGCCAGATCGAGTTTGTCGATCTTGATCTTCACCACAAGGTTGTCCTGGCTGAGCGCGGTCTTGACGACTCCGTTCAAAAACTCCTGGCGTGAGAGAGAGCGGTTTGGCTCGACAAAAAAGACAAAGCGCTTGGGAAGCATGGACTGGAGCGCGGCGGAATCGTGTCGCATCGCGGCGGAGGCGAAGGTGTTGAGGTCCTTCTGCAGCGATTGCCGGACGGAGGCGGGATTGGTCTGCGCCGCCGCCTGTGTCGCCATGAGAGCGCCGGCGATCGCGAGCAGCGCTTGCGGCTTGAGTCGTGTTTTCATGGGGATCCTTTGTGACAGCCGTCTCAATCGGCGGAGAAATCGACGGTATAGACGCGCCGATCGCCGTTTGCCGTAAAGCGCAGATTGATTTTGTCGATCTTGCGTGAGTCGCGCAGTACGATCTTCCCATCCCCGTCCGCCCGGTCGCCGTCGAACGCGTCGTTGACGTCCACGCGAACGTCCCTTCCGTCCCGTCGCCAGCGTCCTTGCAGAATGACGTCGTCGCGATCGACATCCAGCGTCATGCGGAAGTCGCCGTCGCGTCGAAGCTCGATCCGTATCTTATGGATGTCGTCCCGATAGCCGCCGGTGCGCCGTTACTCGCCCTTTCCATTCGATTCCGTGGTCAGGTCCTTGAAGTCTTCCTGATGGGAGGAATCATGGTGCTTGTTCGAGTTCAGCGCGATGATCGCGCCCAGCGCCAGCATGGCGGCGCCGATGATCAGGCCGTTATTGTTGCTTCGGCCCTTGACGCGCGAGAAGCGAAAATCCGTGCGTTCTCCATAAAGACTGCGCTTGGCGCCGTCGAGCGATACGCGGTCGCCGTCGACATTGCCCTTGGTGAACATCCACTCGGAATCGCTGCGTGAACCGTAGCGCAGTCGGTCGAATGAGACGGTAAAATCTTGGTCGCGCGAACGGCGCCATTTGCCGGCGTGCACGGCTTTCCCATCCCGATCGATTCGATCCAGGATATCGCCATAATCGCGTTTGTTCCGCCAATCCAATCGCGGAGAATCCTGCTTTTCGCTGATCAGCTCCGCGTCGCCATTGTCATTCAGCTTCAGCGTATACTTGACCGCGCCGCCGTCCACGCGCTGAGTCGTCGTGTACTCC from Capsulimonas corticalis harbors:
- a CDS encoding ArsR/SmtB family transcription factor codes for the protein MDLLKSLRLLGDKGRVRVLRLLAQEDLSVAELQEILGVGQSSISMQLSQLKQEGFVEARRVGQKSIYRASAPPGAQTILTEVLSRCTEEIAEAAHDDEGLQLILTRRKDDLRGYFDELAGRFGRDYVPGRSWKALSEMLLRLLPPIDIADLGAGEGTLSLSLAQRAKRVIAVDNSVKMVEYGADIARRNGVTNLEYRLGDLEELPMDNECVDLVLMHQALHHALHPKKAISEAWRILRPGGRIAILDLLKHDFDGARELYGDVWLGFSQVELIELLRGAKFQAIDVSIVGREEDAPHFETVMAVAEK
- the ahcY gene encoding adenosylhomocysteinase yields the protein MTTVLDRVVANDYKVADISLADWGRKEISVAEYEMPGLMSIRHKYAAEKPLLGVRITGSLHMTIQTAVLIETLVELGATVRWASCNIFSTQDHAAAAIAATGVPVFAWKGESLEEYWWCTYQALAHAEGTGPELVVDDGGDVTLLIHKGYELENGSGWVNTPSDSHEEAVIKDLLKKVYAETPTRWHDVVAAWRGVSEETTTGVHRLYKMQADGQLLVPAINVNDSVTKSKFDNLYGCRESLADGIKRATDVMMAGKVAVICGYGDVGKGSAQSLRGMGARVIVTEVDPINALQAAMEGYEVKTVEDTLGTGDIYVTCTGNVDILTFEQLSKMKDQAIVCNIGHFDNEIQVDRLNTAPGVTKINIKPQVDQYTFPDGRSIFMLAEGRLVNLGCATGHPSFVMSASFSNQTLAQIDLWRNKDTYEVGVYTLSKKLDEEVARLHLEKIGVKLTTLTQKQADYIGVPTEGPYKPDSYRY
- the metE gene encoding 5-methyltetrahydropteroyltriglutamate--homocysteine S-methyltransferase, encoding MSLKTHNLGYPRVGARRELKKALESYWAGRSTQQELRDTAAALRKAHWITQRDAGIEWIPSNDFSFYDQTLDASVLFGVVPARFAHSPGRPVDLDTYFTMARGIDTENHATAGVAALEMTKWFDTNYHYLVPEFAAGQTFALSSSKPLEEYREALALGIKTTPVLLGPVSFLMLGKAYGENPDDLKEMLLRDLLPIYADLLGQLKSAGAEWAQIDEPCLCLDLTDRQRRWYDDAYRMLAGADTPKLLLATYFGELRDNLPLACRLPIDGLHIDAVRAPQEVERVCDGLRDDVLLSVGVVDGRNIWRNDFARSLDILRTARESIGADRLIVSPSCSLLHSPYSLKYEKAMDAEIKSWLAFAEEKLGEVKTLARLAGADGAHSELDAALRENRAMIAARRTSARIHDGAAQARLAMVCEDDWRRATPFAERVKAQQAHLNLPLFPTTTIGSFPQTAEVRGARARFKSGELSAEQYDAFLEEQTRDAVRWQEELGVDVLVHGEFERNDMVEYFGERLSGFVFTQNGWVQSYGSRCVKPPVIFGDVSRPAPMTLRWSEFAQSLTKLPMKGMLTGPITILQWSFVRDDQPRSVTARQIALALRDEVRDLEASGISVIQIDEPALREGLPLRRADRDAYLDWAVAAFRLASSGVRDQTQIHTHMCYCDFNDIIQSIADLDADVISIETARSQSELLEAFAQFQYPNDIGPGVWDIHSPRAPSAREMLALLQSYAEVVSPERLWVNPDCGLKTRGWEEVRPAMRHLIECAREARRKWEQ